The genome window CAGCTTTTGAAGAAGAATCATTACCAAAAATAATTCCTACTTCATTAGCTTTAAAGTAATCTGCATCTAAACCCGCCATTTTAACGGCTTCTTCCGTACTCATAAAAGCATAAGCACCGTGTTCGGCAAGACCAATACGCATTCTCCGTTCTAATTTTCCTTTAAGAATAGGGTCTTCTAAAAATCCTGTCAAGCCCGATTGATAGCCAAAGTCTTTACGATCTTGATCAAAAACAATTCCCGACTTGCCAATATATAATGATTGCTTGACTTCTTCAATGTTTTTACCCAAAACTCCGTAAATGCCAACGCCTGTTATAACAACTCTTCTCTTCATTTATTTTTCTTATTTATCGTAGGTTAGGTATATAATCCCCCATTAATGGAAATAATCTGTCCGGTAATATATTTTGCTTTATCAGATGATAGAAAAGCAACGAGATCAGCTACTTCCTGAGGCTTTCCAAATCTTCCCATAGGAATTAATTTTTTATGCTCTTTTTCGTCCAAATCAGCTGTCATATCGCTTTCAATAAATCCGGGAGCAACAGCATTTACTGTAACTTTTTTACGTGCTACTTCTTGAGCTAATGCTTTAGTAGCTGCAATTACACCACCTTTGCTGGCAGAATAATTAGTTTGTCCGGGTAAGCCTTTGATACCGGATAGCGAAACAATATTAATAATACGACCTGATTTTTTAATAACCATATCCTTGATTACTAAACGACTTAAATAATAAAAAGAATTGAGATTGGTATTTATAACCTGATTCCAATCCTCATTTTCCATCCAAACTAAAAGAGCATCTTTCCGAATACCACTATTATTTATCAGTACTTGAATATAGGCGTCCTTATTATTGCTTTTCCATTGCGCCACCGCTGCTTCAACTTCTTGTTGATTGGCAACATCAAAAGGCAAAAGTATTGCGCTTACTCCTTTTTCTTCGACAAGAGATTTAGTTATTTCAGCCTCTGTTTTATTCGATTTAAAATTAATAATTATATCAAAACCCTGCTCTGCCAAAGATAGACAAATTGCTCTTCCAATTCCACGAGAGCCACCGGTAATAAGTGCATACTTTTTTTCACTCATATTATATTTCTTTCAGAGGATTCTTAAATAAGTAATCTTTCATCAATTTCATTTCCGGATACTTAATACTGTCTTCAACAAATTTTGGAACAATCTTACGCATTTCAAGATAACGTAATTTTGTATATTCTGATAGTCTATCTGTAAAATTAAGATAATCAATAGATTGCAAAATGCTTATCATATGAATAGAAAGCACTTCAAAGGAATTCATGATTACTCTTTCACACATTAGAGCAGCATTTGTTCCCATACTTACAATATCCTGATTATCATTATTATTTGGAATACTGTGGACGTACATTGGATTTGATAGTGTTTGATTCTCGGCAACTGTTGAAGTTGCAGTGAATTGAACACCTTGCATTCCTAAGTTTAAACCTAACTTACCAAGATTAACAAAAGGTGGAAGTATATTGTTTAACTTATTATTCATTAGGAAGTTAAGCTGTCGCTCGATAAGCATTGAAAGCTTAGTTGTTCCAATTTTGAGTTTATCCATTTCAAAGGAAACATAATCGCCATGAAAATTTCCTCCATGAAAAACATTTTTTCTTTTAGAGTCGATAATTGGATTATCATTAACTGAATTTACTTC of Bacteroidales bacterium contains these proteins:
- the fabG gene encoding 3-oxoacyl-ACP reductase FabG; the encoded protein is MSEKKYALITGGSRGIGRAICLSLAEQGFDIIINFKSNKTEAEITKSLVEEKGVSAILLPFDVANQQEVEAAVAQWKSNNKDAYIQVLINNSGIRKDALLVWMENEDWNQVINTNLNSFYYLSRLVIKDMVIKKSGRIINIVSLSGIKGLPGQTNYSASKGGVIAATKALAQEVARKKVTVNAVAPGFIESDMTADLDEKEHKKLIPMGRFGKPQEVADLVAFLSSDKAKYITGQIISINGGLYT